The proteins below come from a single Stomoxys calcitrans chromosome 1, idStoCalc2.1, whole genome shotgun sequence genomic window:
- the LOC106084737 gene encoding uncharacterized protein LOC106084737, translating to MKSKVSTMCPKFSMIIMVLGVIFANTHAAVIRCATEKMMIAAETQTEEMTTEQMGATTLEAITEESASTDVPEPVGALSKDEEATILVIDQTLLDPAPADVKVSEAPSANEQRFGKLLLLSTPKLDEKPKIPEENFEESEELMDSSENKTEAADAKAEEEATTVSATEEPKEDEKKEDSSKTKDAIPTTKLFPINDTLYEANSKASDNAPAMPVPAITVMGEDSKDSDKAAEAPEPAVILVEDEQHKEEKNSNLNAVILAENEADYVLFDADTEIIEEGVYADVNSELHLQPIVQSVEIVPSSVDDSLLVDYVHHW from the coding sequence ATGAAAAGCAAGGTCTCAACCATGTGCCCAAAGTTTTCAATGATCATCATGGTCCTAGGCGTAATATTCGCCAACACACATGCAGCAGTAATAAGGTGTGCTACGGAGAAAATGATGATTGCGGCTGAGACTCAAACAGAGGAAATGACCACTGAACAGATGGGGGCCACCACCCTGGAGGCCATAACCGAGGAGAGTGCCAGCACTGATGTTCCTGAACCTGTGGGAGCTTTAAGCAAAGACGAAGAAGCCACCATATTGGTTATAGATCAAACCCTGCTGGATCCCGCACCTGCTGATGTCAAGGTTTCGGAAGCTCCCTCGGCAAATGAACAACGGTTTGGCAAACTTTTGTTGTTAAGTAcacccaaattggatgagaaaccAAAAATACCGGAGGAGAATTTCGAGGAGAGCGAAGAATTGATGGACTCTTCGGAAAATAAAACGGAAGCGGCTGATGCAAAAGCTGAAGAGGAGGCTACAACTGTGTCTGCTACGGAAGAGCCAAAAGAGGATGAGAAAAAGGAAGATTCTTCCAAGACTAAGGATgccatacccaccaccaagctATTCCCCATCAATGATACCCTCTACGAGGCGAACTCAAAAGCGTCAGACAATGCTCCCGCGATGCCTGTGCCAGCAATAACTGTCATGGGAGAAGACTCAAAAGACTCAGATAAAGCTGCCGAGGCTCCTGAACCAGCAGTTATTCTCGTGGAAGATGAACAACACAAAGAGGAAAAGAATTCCAATTTGAATGCTGTAATCTTGGCGGAAAACGAAGCTGATTACGTACTCTTCGATGCCGATACGGAGATCATCGAGGAGGGTGTTTATGCCGACGTAAACAGTGAATTGCATTTGCAACCCATAGTTCAGTCGGTGGAAATAGTGCCCAGCAGTGTGGATGATTCCTTGCTGGTCGACTACGTTCACCATTGGTAG